The segment CGACGGCAAGAGGCTCGTTCAGCAGGTTCAGCCCGTTGAAGATCCGGAAGAGGGGGATGAGCAGGGCGATCGCCGGGATGATCGTGCCGATGAGGAACAGCATCATCACCCGTCTGCGCCAGCGCTGCGAGAGCAGGGACGTGAAGTAGGCCGCGATCGCCCCGGCCGTCAACGACACCGTGACGGCCGCGATCGTGACGATGAGCGTGTTGCCGAAGTACCGCGAGAAGCCCACACCGCCGAGCGGTCCCTCCCACGCGCGGCTAAAGTTCTCGGGGACCCACGCCCCAGTGAGGCTGAGCGGGTTCGCGTAGATGTCGGCCATGGACCGAAACGACAATAGGACGATGAAGACAAACGGCAACACGACCATTGTTGTCCACACCACCGCGGGGATGTGCGCGAGATAACGCGATGCCCGGCGAAGCCGCTTCATGACTCGGCTCGCGATCGGCTGAGGCGGATCGCGACGATTCCGACGCCGATCAGGACGATGCTGCCGAGCACGCCAATCGCGGCCGCGCTCCCATAATTACTGAAGAAGAACGCTTCGCGGTAGAGCAATACGGGCAGGGTCTGCGTAGCATCGCCCGGCCCGCCCCGCGTCATCGCCCACACGACGGTGAACCCGTTGAAGCTCCAGATAAACTGAAGCATCACGACGATGGTGAGAACCGGCTGGATGCTGGGGAGTGTGATGAACCAGAAGCGTTGCGCCGCCGACGTGCCATCAAGCCGACCTGCTTCGTAGAGACTGACCGGCACCTGCTCCATCGCACCGAGGATCAGCAGGAATGCGAAGGCCGATTCGATCCACACGTTGACCACGACGATCACATACAGCGCCGATTCGGGGTCCGCAAGCCAAGCGGTGCTGGCCGATCCGCCGAACGACTCGATGAGGACGTTGACGATTCCCGTGCCCGGCTGTACCGACAACGCCCAGAAGACGGCTAGAGCCGCAGGCGGTGCAATCGCGGGCAGAAACCAGACGAACTTATAGAAGGAGTTGCGACTCGTCGCGCTGCTGGCGATGGCGGCGAGGACAAGCGCGAGCCCCGTCGTGCCGACGGTGACCAGGACCGCGAAGACGAAGGTGGTGCGGACCGAGCGATAAAAGTCCGGCCGCGATAGCACATCCCCGAAGTTCGCCAGTCCCACCCATTCCACCGGGCCCGCACCGCGCCATGTCGCCAGCGAGAGCCGGACGGTATCGAAGACTGGATAGGCGAAGACGCACGCCAGCAGGATGAGGGCGGGGGCGAGCGCGATCGCCATGGTGAGGGGGGCGACCGATCGCGGGCTGCGCCGAGCTCTCCGAGCAACCCCGTCGCGATCAGAATCACGAGGCTGCGCGCTCAGGCGAGATCGACTTTCCAGGCTCATGAACCGGAACGAGTGAGCTGCAGTTGCGCATCCAGCTCGGCCGCCACCTGCTCCACCGTAGAAGTTCCGGCCAGGATGGCCTGAATCTTCGGGTCGACGAACTGCTGCCCGAGTGAGCCCGGTACGAGCGAGGTCCACCCGCTCGCGACTCCGTTGTCCTCGCCGTAGTTAATCAGGTCGATCACGATCGGCTCGAAGCTCTCTTCCAGGACGTCGAGCGAGACCTGCGTCGCAGGCAGCTCACCGCGGGCGGCGAAGATTTCCTGCTGGAATCGAGGCGACACTAAGAGTTCCAGGAAGGCCTTCGCCATGTCCGGATTCGCCGAGGCCCGCGGCACCACAAGAGTGTTGCCAGCATAGGTGTTGGGCAGAGTCAGTTCTCCTTCAGTCATTGGCGGCAAGAAGAGGTATCCGAGATCGAGATCCAGCCCCTGGTCGTTGGCGAATTGCCCCGGATTGTAGGACCCGCCAATGAGCATGCCCGCCCGCTCCGCGGCGAAGAGCGAAAGCGATGCCTCGCCGTCTTGGCTCAGTGCCCCGTCCTGGAAGACCCCCCGGTCGTACATCTCTTGGATCCGGTCGAGGGTGTCGGTGAAGGCGGGATCGGAGTACTGCGCGCTGACCTCGACGGAGGGTTGCCAGTTCGTCAGGTAGTTCTCCAGCTGCCCCGGTGACGCGGCGGTGGGCAGCAGGCTGTCGACGACCCACCCCCACTGATAGTTGGCGCTTCCTCCTATGGCAAGTGGATCGAATCCACCCGCTCGCAGCGCGTCAGTGATCTCGACGAGGTCGTCGACGGACGCGATCTGGTGGTCCTCCGGCA is part of the Microbacterium sp. ET2 genome and harbors:
- a CDS encoding carbohydrate ABC transporter permease, whose translation is MKRLRRASRYLAHIPAVVWTTMVVLPFVFIVLLSFRSMADIYANPLSLTGAWVPENFSRAWEGPLGGVGFSRYFGNTLIVTIAAVTVSLTAGAIAAYFTSLLSQRWRRRVMMLFLIGTIIPAIALLIPLFRIFNGLNLLNEPLAVGVLYGGLSLPTSALILHSFFLEFPDELRDAAALDGLGPFASFTRIVLPLSAAPIAAAGILATVWVWGETQVGLVLLQSATSQTVPVGVLSFQGQFTSEQGPLFAGLTMAMLPLLVIYVVFSRHIRKGIALGGALR
- a CDS encoding carbohydrate ABC transporter permease; protein product: MAIALAPALILLACVFAYPVFDTVRLSLATWRGAGPVEWVGLANFGDVLSRPDFYRSVRTTFVFAVLVTVGTTGLALVLAAIASSATSRNSFYKFVWFLPAIAPPAALAVFWALSVQPGTGIVNVLIESFGGSASTAWLADPESALYVIVVVNVWIESAFAFLLILGAMEQVPVSLYEAGRLDGTSAAQRFWFITLPSIQPVLTIVVMLQFIWSFNGFTVVWAMTRGGPGDATQTLPVLLYREAFFFSNYGSAAAIGVLGSIVLIGVGIVAIRLSRSRAES
- a CDS encoding ABC transporter substrate-binding protein, which produces MTTTNRKAVVAAALITGSVALTACGGQTQPADDQQTLTVQTLPALSEGFRAVADQLEAENEGLTVELVTITDQQKITTNLQVLASDGAPDVGVVPTNTAAYSSLSAADALLPLNDVWAAASLEEAYGADLAAALNPTGTPNVVLANRSLYSILWYNAAIFDQLGIEVPEDHQIASVDDLVEITDALRAGGFDPLAIGGSANYQWGWVVDSLLPTAASPGQLENYLTNWQPSVEVSAQYSDPAFTDTLDRIQEMYDRGVFQDGALSQDGEASLSLFAAERAGMLIGGSYNPGQFANDQGLDLDLGYLFLPPMTEGELTLPNTYAGNTLVVPRASANPDMAKAFLELLVSPRFQQEIFAARGELPATQVSLDVLEESFEPIVIDLINYGEDNGVASGWTSLVPGSLGQQFVDPKIQAILAGTSTVEQVAAELDAQLQLTRSGS